From the Lactuca sativa cultivar Salinas chromosome 9, Lsat_Salinas_v11, whole genome shotgun sequence genome, the window taagccctcgggcttacagttttcagtttactgtttcaggtacttcaggagatcgtggaaaggagaaggcgtgaccgtatcgctcctcatccttatgttatgattttttttgggacactctgatggaaaatgatttgaaatttttttgtaaacaattcaatgtggtttttatttatgattgaaaaagtttaaaatttggtgtgagttttatggatgttacattaaTACTCTCGTTACATGGCTAATGGACCTTAGGGGTCCATTTAAGTGTACATTGGGCCTACATTTCCATGTCATGTTaattgggcctttgtggtccatttacatgttaatttgggcctatGTTATGGATCACATGTTTATTGGGTCTTGGTGGCTCATTTACATACCTATTGGGCCTGAATTAccccttacatgtttattgggcttagTGGTCCATCCacatgctaattgggcttggaTTAAAAGTCATATGTTTAGTGGACATTAAATGCCCCTTACATGTCTGTTGGACTACATACAATCACATACATATTTTTTGATTTGAAAACTTAAAACGCACCTGTAAACAATATACTTGGTGTAGTACATTACTCGTGAACcagttaaggatctagtgagacttgtCAGTTGAAACCCTCGAGTGTATGATCGTagcatgtagttataaccagagtctcctggagggagagcgggagtttgtgtatagatctatacggggtgacaccccacacctgagctgttcgctatagctagactaggccagtctagggtgacaaaccttaccttcGACAAACCGGCGTCTGATACGTCATGACAGGTGAATTAGTCATTATTAAGCatggttgtaacgactcacataaatatcAATACCATCAGAATATTACGAAATACAAATACAAATTGTGGCGACACAAAACGTATACACACTAATACctagtcttagggttttaagactacattacTTTTACagtcagaaaatatcggattttttggggaAAATATACATTTGCACACCACCTTCAATTTACAATAGAAACACACAGGATTTTCGGGAACTTATTTTTGCATATTTTCTACAATGGAAaccacacatgcattaatacttgaTTTGATACATCATTTTCAAACTCTTttgcagaaaatatcggattttctagtgtTTTACTATCGATACAAAAGTTTTCATTAAAATacacttataaactcaccaatattgttatgttgaccgttttcaaaatgaCGTGTATTCTCAAGAACTCGTTAAGCGGAAGAGTCAACAAGAATATGAGATTTTGTTTTGTGTACTGTTAAACATCGTACGTTGAATGTTATGGCCATGTAATTTAAAATattgtacttgatgtaaacaatgacaattgtattatattatgcatggtaatgatgatgttatgtttcatttgtattcattgtaatgatatttcaagatgaagtcacgtgcaagcccccggacgttttcgccgtctggttcgggggtgtgacaataacacACAAAGTTATAAAAGGTGATTATTACTTTTCTTACGTTGCGGTATCCACAACAGACAAGAGCTTTTTTCTTCACTTCGCACTTTCTTCCTTATCCCCGGTCTCTCTAAGGGGCTATTTGATTTACTTCTGACCGGGTCCAGTCAGACATTTTGGCTGACCCAATCTGGGTCAATATGTTTGATTCGTAAACAATCAGACACTCTAGATGACTCGGTCGGTTGTTTTGTTTTGACTCGGTCGATCTAAAAAATGAAGCTGACTGGAAGGAGAGACTCATTTTCCCATTTGGCCCTTCCCTTTTCTTTTTGAACGGAGTTCACTCCATCCTCTCCACCGCATCTCTCTCAATCATCTTCAGTCTTCAACATTGTTAACCATCTCTTCGACCGCCCTTATCTCCAACGCCGATAACCTCATCCACCAGCGTTCTCTCTAGAGCCAACTACCTCCTCCGCCGTCATCCTCCCTATCGCATCTCATATGGGGTTTGTGATTTCTCACAACAATTTCtcaatttttcaaagaaaattaaGGTTTTTGATTCGATTTAGGATTTCTGATCTCAAGCTTTTTATTTCTATTTGGGGTTTTTGATCTCAAgctttttattatgatttttggatcACAAATTTATAATTGCTCAACTGACTGGAACTGTGAATTGGTTAAGCAATTTCAATTGTCTTGGTCAAATAAGCTTATGTTTCGATTGGTTCCAAACTATTCTGAATGAAATGAAAGCCATGAATTGAGGGTAAAAAGATTTATTGAATTGCAGTGCAAAATTGAATTGGTGGTCTTCTTCTCAACCCGCTCTGCAAAATTGAACTGGTGGTGTTCTTCTCAACCTGCTCTACAATTAAACCTTTTCTACACGTTGGTCCATGTTTATCTCTAACGGAATATGCTTTTTAGGTTTGTTTATCTCATATGTTTTGGGTGACAAAGACTCGTTAATGAATACCGAGTGTGATGGCAGTAGAGCATGTTAAAATAGTAGATGTTTGTGTAAAGAGGTGGCTCTTGTTTCTTTATGTATATGATCTAAATTTGATGACAATGGTGTCTGATCTTTCATCAATAGTGTGTGCTTTTATCCTTTTTAAAATACATTTTAATGTTGTTGATTTAGTACTTTTCCTTAAGTCGAATATCCAAAAGTAATTTGATGACAATGGTGTCTGATCTTTCATCAATAGTGTGTGCTTTTATCCTTTTTAAAATACATTTTAATGTTGTTGATTTAGCACTTTTCCTTAATTCGAATATCCAGAAGTTGATTGGGGAAACTTCGAATAGTGGTAACATAAGTGGTCTATGGAATGGAAAAGATGATAAATTGAGTTGGATAGTTGTACATTCCAGTTGAAACAAAGTTGTTTTATGTAAATATTTATGGTTTAAAACACTCAAATGATTGAAATCATCATCTATATACAGAACATggaatcatttatgatttattgCATGTGCATATGAAACCAAAAGTAAATGTCGTTtgagggtaatatagtcattttgcACAATTGGTCAGATGCAAAATCAAACACCAAATTTCAGTTAGAAGTTAACTCAGTTAGAACTTCTAACCCAATCATCTTCTAACCGAATCAGCTCTAACCCAGTTAGCAATTATCAAACGACCCCTAAGTCTTCAGTCGAAACCATACAGCTCCTCGCTATCACTTCTCAATAAAACACTTTGCTATTCAGTCAATCAAATCTTCACATTACTGATACACTCTAACTGTCAAGGGTCGCTTTCTTATATCAATATTTTTATTAGGTAAGAGATATGTGTAAGTACCAAAAGACCGATATATAGCCAGACAAATATATGAGAGTAATATAATGCCCTTCACTTAAGATGGTCGATTGTTGGAAAATTAGttcttaaaaataaataaataaatattcaattatttggaaaatttgttcttaaaaataaataaataaatgtttccgGAGTCAATGCCTTGCAGCTCAAGTGTCAAAAAACGCTTAATGGGACATCGGCCCAACCCCGAACCTAGTCACAAACACATAAGCGAACTAATAACCGATTTTAACCCGTTTTTCCGTCTCCTTCTCTCGACGTTTCTGGAAGCTAGGGATTCTATTGCCCTTTGTGCTCAACAATCGGAAATCTCAGGTGAACAAATATCTGATAGGCCTTCTCCTTTGCCTTAATTCGAAGATTCTTATTGCTATTCATTCCTTAACTCGATTTTTATTCCGTAGTTTGTGTACAATTTTCGTATCAAGAAAGAATTAGGTTTCATATATCTTCCAATCGCAAGTTTCTACgatttttgttttgatttcatCAATTTGTAACATCGTTAATCTATCTGGCAGCTAGCGAGGCTGTGTTAGATCATGGCGGGAGGAAATTTTGTGCAGCGTGTTATGTCTTACCTTGTTAATGAGATCCTCGTCGACAGTCTTGCCAACAGGTGATCTTTTTCTCTCTGTCTTCTGAAAGATAGCGTTAATCTCTTTGTATTCAATTCACTTTCGTACGATTTGAGATACTAATGATTTCAAAAATACGGTAAAACAAATTCATTGTAATAGTTTTGGAGGATTATATTAATTTAGGACTAGGTTGGTTCATATTGCAATTAAATATCCAAATATTCTTTTGTTGTTCTCCTTAAAGATGAAGAGTCTAGAGTTTTAGGTATGGAAGTATATGCTGACTTTTTATTACTCAAACATGACAAGAACATAGATGAAAGTTCTATAGAGAACAATGCCATATGACTTTTTATTAAGTCCATTAAGTCAATTCCATATGTATCTTTTCAATTGTTGAGAGACTTGTGTATGGTATGGTATTGGTTCATGAACAATATTACAAAAGCTCTGTTATTGAATTCCATATTCTTCTTAAAACAACCATAAATATAGTTACATGGTGTGATCAAACACAATATGTTTTATCTTTGTAATTCTACTTTTCTTACACGAAGTTGACAATGTGTTATTGGTATTTGTGTGTGATTTTTCAGCCGAGCATTTCAAAGATTTGCAGTGAAGACTTCAAAGTCAATGGAAGAAATGTCAAGCATAGGTACATTCATGATTCATGCACCTTCAATTAAATTAGCATGTATAAATGTAACCAAGTTTTTCATTACTTGATTTGTTTTTTTGGCAGCTGCAAAAAAGAGACAAGAAATTGCTGAGCAGGTGAAGGAAATGTCTCGCAACTTTGAGGTTGGATTTTGATTTGATTTATTCATGCTTTGTTTGTTACACAAAAAAATTGGATGGGATAAAAGATGCAATTTTTGTCCTATTGACACTGGTCCAGTCTAATGCGTGTCGAATGCAGTATAATCTTGCATatctcatttttgtttttttgtgtgtTGCAGTCCAAGAACCGTTGATGGCTGTTTGTGGAAAAAGTTTTGTGGTCGAAACCTGTAAGCTCATGGAAGCATTTAGGTTATTGACAAGACACTCTTTTTAATACAACATTATCACTTTGTAAATTATGGGTTGTATTATGAAACCAAAATATTTAGAATTCTAAACCATTTTTAGACTGTTGAATTGCTGTCTTGTGATGAAGTTTTTTGTTTGAATAATGAATTCTGAAATCTGAATTCTTAATTTTGAATTGTAAATCATTTGTTTAGACCTTATTAGTTATGGAGGAGTGAAAAACTGTGCATATACTACTTAATGGAATTTCGAATATGTATGGACTAATTTGTCAAACTATTAGTTTCATATTTTAACGTTTAGTATTTGTGTTTACATTCAAGTAAATATCATGATCGGGTTCAAGATTCCATGGACTTGAAACTCATAAAAATTAATGGTGATTTGGAGGTTTAAATTGTCGCTTTGACCTAGATTTTGCAATACACTTCACAACTTTTCACATGAAATTGTATGTTCTAAACATATAATATAACCCAATCTCCATTTGGATTTGTTACCTCCATTATTTTTTCGTAAATCAAACACGAATTCAATCCCAACCATCAAATCAAAACATGTTCACTATTCTAGGTTATTTTTAGTGATGGGATAAAAACTTgcacaaaaagaaaagcaaatggCAATTTTAGTTTTTGCCACATACATCAAATCAAATAGGCATAAAAAAAGAAAGCAAATGGTCACATCATGAAATGTTCATAGCACTACTACTCAAAACTGATTAAACAGATCTTTAGACCATAAGTGTATTAACGCAAAATCATCTTTAAGATTATTATTTTATCTtgcttttatataattatatttggAGTGGTACTTAACAACCTCACATTACGTTATAATTTACAGTTTACACTTAGTGTTGACCTAAAGCTTTCACTGAACTCCTGAGTTGACCCCTCACATTAGCTCTTAAGCTTTAGGGCGTGTGATTGAAGAAGGAAGCTAAGTCTCAATGTATTCAGGCAAACGCACCTTCCCTAGATATACCTGTTGCATCTCCTCTCTCCAAATCTGGGTATCAAAATTCAATCATGTTATCTTTTTTTCACttcaataaaaaatatatatattatgtaattTGAACCATACTAACCATGTCACGAAATTCAAGTCGAATATGTGGCACATTTGTCTTGTGAATATCATTCCCATCTGGTCCTCTCTTGTAATACTCCGGCCCAATCCAATGCGACTGCAAAAAGACATAAACGCCCTTGAGAACATATTCCCATTTCCATAACTTCAAAAATCAATTTGTACCTTGAGAACATGGGAAAAACCAGACTGGTATACTGAATTACGCGCAATCTCACAAAGATCACACGCGCTTAATTTCCATAcctacaaaaaaaaatgtttaatgaTAGGAAAAGGGCAAAAAGGGAAAAGTGTATATGCTTACAGAAGCAGCAATACTGTACTCCTCAACTAAGGGCTCCTTTGTGAGATGGATTTGTAAAGGGTCATCAGTAGATAGAGAGACATTAAGGCCACGTAGGAAAAACATTGGAAAAGGGTTTCGGTGATAATCCAGAAATAATGAGTTGTTGCTCAATGGTGACATGGCAAGACCAATCTAAccacaaacaatatataaattaGACAAtaaaccaaaaaccaaaaaaaaaaaggaaaataagtTTTGTGTTTGACCTGAGCAAGGTAGTAGAGGTATTGAAGTACAGGAGACTTTCTGAGATTGATCCCATGTGCAATGTTATGAGTTGTAAGAAATGCAGCAGCAAGATGATCAATGTCACCAGccttatataaaataaaataaaaaatatatatataaatgttttatttttgacATAATGCAGAAAAAACGACTTGATAAATTAAAATATACCTCCCCACAATGAGGGCGGAATCGGATGGTAGTCATGCCTTTTGATTCACGAAGCTGCAGCATCACATCGAACATACTCAGAATTCATACCTttcatatgtatgtatgtatatgtatgtatgtatgtatgtatgtatatgtatgtatgtacgtatatgtatgtatttatgtatgtatatgtatgtatttatgtatgtatatgtagatATATAGTTACCTTGTTTAGGGTATAGAGATTTGCATAACAATAGTAAACATAGTATGAGAAGGCAGGGTTAAAGATATTGGTCCATTGCTCAGGTGTTGGCATGTGCTTTGTAGGGCGTCTTTCTGGCTTGCTTTCATCATCCACCAAATCCAATCccacaacctgaaatttatcattaagattaaaaaaaaaaaaaaaaaaaaagagagagagagaaagagaaagagaagatAAAATATAAGTATTACTTGTTTCAAGAAAACATGCAATTGAGGATGTGATCCTGGATCGACTGTAACCTCAAATAGAGGAAGGAATATATTGTCAAGAATTGTCTGAAATGATGTCACAATTCCCATTTCTTTGTATATGTTATAAAGCCGAGGCAActgcaaaaaaaaagttttataaatCAGAAACTAAGCATGAAAAGATGATGAGAGAGGTTTTAGTTTTGAATTTTAATAAGTACCTGAATCAGCCAGACAACATTATCACTATAGAGTTCATTGTTTACAATCCAACTTGCTAAATTATCCCACTCACTTTGCTTTCTACCATATATGGATATTCTGTATTCTGCCATCTGTAAAACCAACATTATTAAAAACaagattatatatataataaattataaatgaaaTTATTAAAGAGAGGAAGTTGGATGAGGATCTCACTTGATATTTACTTGCATCAAGATCAGCAAATACTTGTTTGGTTAATTCAGCAAGAAAGCGGCCTGAGAAAAAATAgtttattaaaaatttaaaaaatatatatattttattcagATTGAAATGTTAAAATTAAACCTAGTACCCTGGATTAGATTATCTTGTTTCAAGAAAATCTCCCTAAGTCTACTTTGACCACAGGGATTGTATTTGAGATTGAATTTGTCAAAACGATGAAATGTGCTTTTGTCTGCATGTACGTCTAACAGGTCAACATTGAGGTCATATCTGCATCAACAATTTTTAAATATAATCAGAAGACTAATTCATTATAAGTTTATAACCATTTTTATTGataaagaaaagttttttttttaatacccAGTTAAATCCAAGCTCTCAAAAACCTCTCTTAATGTCAGATAAGTTCCATCCCGAAATATTACAACCTGCAAAAAAGCAGAAAAcagaaatttagggttttagggtttaatAAGAATGAACACCAGATAAAAGATTATTACCTCATCAGGTTCTTTTCTCAACTTGGACTTGATGAATCTCAAGAGATGTTTTTGATTCATGCATGCAGAATGATGAACATGAGTATCGACTTTTCTAACATTATAAAAGTCACGATGTGGTGCACTTTTTTGAGCTAAGAATTCTTTGTCAGCATTTAGCATCAAATGAAGGTTGAATTTCTTGATATATATATAGAAGAAGAATATCAAAGTCAGATGATAACTTATCCcacaaaaataaatgaaaaacataataataattcaTAATATCCACCTGTTCAAGGAGACCAAGCCTGTGATGACATACTGTTCGTGTATTCCCAGCAGCAATCACTTTAAGGATGTGATGCAAATCAGTGAAAAAGGTTGTTGCATCAACAACAGGAAAAAGCTTCTCATTTGCTGAAAAAAGAAAACAATTAGAGACACTACACTACACTACAATACTCCATGTTTATAACAAATCATGGGTTTTACTTTTAGTCTTACAATTTTTCTTTGCATAAACATGAATGACTCCATCTTCCATTTCAAAGTAATGCTGTAGCAGTAGTAACACAATTAATATATGTCATGTCAAgaaaaatttataatttataaattggTTTAGAAGAACTTACATCAGATTTAGCCTCAGGGACATAAtcaaaaggatttggattgcgtTTAGGAGTGCTTGGATCAGATATGACCTCTTTCTCCCATGGAGCAATGCTTTCCCTGAAAACATAACTGTTTCTCATTTCAAGGCAAACTTGTAAAGCCCTGTAGACTTCTGCTTCATCAGGTGATGGTGTCTCTGAAATAATCATAGTGGTAATTGTAAAAAGTAAAAGAATAAGAATAAGCTCACTTAGGTGTAGACACATCACACATATATGAAGTAGAAAGAGACATGTGTATACTATTGAGTAGTGTATATACCATGTGGGCTGATTTTAAGTCTGACAAAAGTTTCATGCTCTGGTTCTTTTCTAAGAATATCAGCAGCTACAGGATCAGGTTGTACACCATGTAGGTCACCAGATACACTGTGTGATCGTATCATAGAAGATGCAGGAATTGGCAATTGTTCACCATTTGCATTAACACCCTCACATTCTGCCCCCTGTAGTTTCATGTCCAAATAGATTGTAACTTGTAAGTTATCCAAACAGAATAAGAGAGTGGAAGATAGAAGAGGAAAGTTCATAAAAATTTACAGTGTTTCCATTTGTGTGAAGGTATGTAGGATCTAGATTGATGCTTTCATTTAAATCAGCATCTTCATCGGATCCTTCAACACTTTCAAAAGCACTTGCACTTGCAACTGGAGACTTTGGAGAAGTTGGTCTAAGTAAGTGTCCAGCTCTCTTTGCCAATCCTGTGTGGCTGGGAGATTTTCCTACAATAAATAGAGCAGTGTAGTATAAGAAAGCTGAACTCCAGTATTTCTTCTTATATTCTTTTCTGATTTTGTGATTATTAAAAAAGTCTTGAAGTATTCCTATTTCATATATGTCTGAAAACATTGTGTTTGTTTTCCTTGTCTCCAGAGTTAAGCTCTTTAATCCCTCAAGAAGAATTTTTAAACCTTTAAGGTAGTCAGATAATAAGAGCAAGAAAGGGTAATTGGAAAACCTAACTTTACTATGATCCGAATCTAAAATCCCACAGCCATTTCATGGATATTGGAATATACCATTGAGGATTGATAAACGTTAACAGCAGGAGATTTTAAATCTCAGAGCAACACAAAGCATCCCAGTTAATTTCATCTCCAGGATATATGCAAACATGGTATCATTTTATTCATGCAAAAGCTATTGACAGAGGCATATGATATCAAAGAAGCAATTTTACTTTAGtattataaaataatatcaaaAGCCTGCGAAATCAGTTAATGAACAATAACATTCATCAACTGTTCGACCAAATTCACGCTTTGATAACACATTAAGCACAAAAAGAAACGTGAAAGCACCAACACTTTCTTACCTTCTCGAAGCGTATGGAGTCTTGGCAACCCCGCTGGAATAGCATCCTCATCatgaccaccactaccaccaGAAATCGATGTGATTTCCGGCAAGGAAGCAGAACCCCGACGATAAAATCCATTTATCCGACCTCCCTGGTTCCGCCTCTGCAACGGCTTCTCAGTACTATTTTGCTTCCTGTAATGCTGCAGCAATTCATCTTCGCCATCGTTTCTCTCCTTCTCAACAGTTTTGGCGAACTCCAGCAATTGATTTAGGGTTTTGCGGTGCATATAATAAGCCGAAACAGCAACAAATGAAGCTCCGACTAGTGCCGCCATAGCTAGATGCAACGAATATGCATCCATATTCTACCTTTATATGTAATAATCTCTAGATAAACTTTTCAATTTCTCTCTATATATCTCTACATACGTATAGATTCGAGGGTTATAGAGAGATCAAAACCCTACTTAAGGGAAGTGAAGAAGGAAGATATATATGGAGTATTTATAGTTGGGATTTATTGAGATTGGATTAGGATTATAGTGATGAAATGGGTCCCACACCCTCTATCTAACTTTCGACAGTGGTGGTGTGGTGGTCCCTGAGTTCCTCTATCAAATACCACGTGCCTCTTCCACAATGGGGATTTTCGTCTTTTTCATATCTCTTGTCAtttttcataaattaattagtatatgaatataaaaattaaataataataatttttggaaaaatattaatatgctctagtttaaacaaaaaacttcgtTTGACAATACGAGCGTTTTTAACAAAACATTTCGATTCTAAAAACTACtttatgtagcgtttaacaaaacgctcatgaacttttgaaatcaatttctataattacccttaaaaatatatttatatatttatttatttttaatcaattgtcattttatgtaattttatatatttcaaaagttttcaactacttttgtcaaacattcatataacaaataaaagttacaacttTCCGCTACTAGTTACCTGCTACACGCTACCAtctacccgctaccagctaaccaCTACCTGCTTCCAGCTAACAACTACTTTTGTCAAACACGCCTTAAATGAATATGTCTGTGTAATGGGAGCTTGATGGTATGTGGGCGTCTCGGATATGGCTAAAAACAACTTTGTCTCTGACAAAATGAGTGTCGGTCTCTATATGTTTGGTTTGTTGATGTCGAACCGGATTGATAGACATGTTGACAGTAATGATATTATCACAATAAACTATTGGAATGGGACGATGTGGTTCACAAAGGAGGTTTATAAGCCCAACACGACTTATTATTTGTGTTCGTTGCCCCACGGTACTCGATCGCCGTGTTGGATCGAGAGATAACACCCTAGCATGTTGAGGACCAATAAATAATGTTGTCACCTAGGAAAAGACAGTAACTAGGGGTAGAGTGTCTGTTGGTCGGCCATCCTCCCCAATCGGTATCAAAATATAATATAAGGCTTGTTGGGGAGGAGATGTGTATTTGGAGGCCATGTTCAGGTGTCTCATGAAGGTATTGCAAAATGTGTTTAAGAGTGTGTAGACGTTGTTTATGAGGATCATGCATGAATAAACATATATGTTGGACAATAAAAGCAATATCACATTTCATGAAA encodes:
- the LOC111882694 gene encoding AMP deaminase; this translates as MDAYSLHLAMAALVGASFVAVSAYYMHRKTLNQLLEFAKTVEKERNDGEDELLQHYRKQNSTEKPLQRRNQGGRINGFYRRGSASLPEITSISGGSGGHDEDAIPAGLPRLHTLREGKSPSHTGLAKRAGHLLRPTSPKSPVASASAFESVEGSDEDADLNESINLDPTYLHTNGNTGAECEGVNANGEQLPIPASSMIRSHSVSGDLHGVQPDPVAADILRKEPEHETFVRLKISPHETPSPDEAEVYRALQVCLEMRNSYVFRESIAPWEKEVISDPSTPKRNPNPFDYVPEAKSDHYFEMEDGVIHVYAKKNSNEKLFPVVDATTFFTDLHHILKVIAAGNTRTVCHHRLGLLEQKFNLHLMLNADKEFLAQKSAPHRDFYNVRKVDTHVHHSACMNQKHLLRFIKSKLRKEPDEVVIFRDGTYLTLREVFESLDLTGYDLNVDLLDVHADKSTFHRFDKFNLKYNPCGQSRLREIFLKQDNLIQGRFLAELTKQVFADLDASKYQMAEYRISIYGRKQSEWDNLASWIVNNELYSDNVVWLIQLPRLYNIYKEMGIVTSFQTILDNIFLPLFEVTVDPGSHPQLHVFLKQVVGLDLVDDESKPERRPTKHMPTPEQWTNIFNPAFSYYVYYCYANLYTLNKLRESKGMTTIRFRPHCGEAGDIDHLAAAFLTTHNIAHGINLRKSPVLQYLYYLAQIGLAMSPLSNNSLFLDYHRNPFPMFFLRGLNVSLSTDDPLQIHLTKEPLVEEYSIAASVWKLSACDLCEIARNSVYQSGFSHVLKSHWIGPEYYKRGPDGNDIHKTNVPHIRLEFRDMIWREEMQQVYLGKVRLPEYIET
- the LOC111882749 gene encoding uncharacterized protein LOC111882749 codes for the protein MAGGNFVQRVMSYLVNEILVDSLANSRAFQRFAVKTSKSMEEMSSIAAKKRQEIAEQVKEMSRNFESKNR